The Agromyces atrinae genome window below encodes:
- a CDS encoding WXG100 family type VII secretion target produces the protein MTMFQVDSDHVTQTAETARATADRLSADTVALTSLLTGLQSSWTGTASSAFQGALADWRSTQQVVEQSLAGIQQALVAAGVQYADVEQANARLFAR, from the coding sequence ATGACCATGTTCCAGGTCGACAGCGACCACGTGACCCAGACGGCGGAGACCGCACGAGCGACCGCCGATCGATTGAGCGCCGACACCGTCGCGCTCACGAGCCTTCTGACGGGCCTCCAGTCGTCATGGACCGGCACGGCGTCGAGCGCCTTCCAGGGGGCTCTCGCCGACTGGCGTTCGACCCAGCAGGTCGTCGAACAGTCGCTCGCCGGCATCCAGCAGGCGCTCGTCGCCGCCGGTGTGCAGTACGCCGACGTCGAGCAGGCGAACGCCCGTCTCTTCGCACGCTGA
- a CDS encoding response regulator transcription factor → MSDGPRILIVDDEPNIRDLLTTSLRFAGFAVRAVGNGAQAISAVLEEEPDLIILDVMLPDMNGFGVTKRLRSAGYTAPILFLTAKDDTEDKITGLTVGGDDYVTKPFSLDEIVARIKAILRRTMHADEEAVIRAGELTMDQDTHEVLVGDIPIELSPTEFKLLRYLMLNPNRVLSKAQILDHVWEYDFNGDAGIVESYISYLRRKLDQHSSEPLIQTKRGFGYMLKTGAKV, encoded by the coding sequence ATGAGCGATGGACCCCGCATTCTGATCGTCGACGACGAGCCCAACATCCGTGACCTTCTCACGACGAGCCTGCGCTTCGCGGGCTTCGCGGTGCGAGCCGTCGGCAACGGCGCACAGGCGATCTCCGCCGTGCTCGAAGAAGAGCCCGACCTCATCATCCTCGACGTCATGCTCCCCGACATGAACGGCTTCGGCGTGACCAAGCGCCTCCGCTCGGCGGGCTACACGGCGCCGATCCTCTTCCTCACCGCGAAGGACGACACGGAGGACAAGATCACCGGCCTCACGGTCGGCGGCGACGACTACGTGACGAAGCCCTTCAGCCTCGACGAGATCGTCGCGCGCATCAAGGCGATCCTCCGCCGCACGATGCACGCCGACGAAGAGGCCGTCATCCGCGCGGGCGAACTCACGATGGACCAGGACACCCACGAAGTCCTCGTCGGAGACATCCCCATCGAGCTCTCCCCCACCGAGTTCAAGCTGCTGCGCTACCTCATGCTGAACCCCAACCGCGTGCTGTCGAAGGCTCAGATCCTCGATCACGTGTGGGAGTACGACTTCAACGGCGACGCCGGCATCGTCGAGAGCTACATCTCGTACCTCCGCCGCAAGCTCGACCAGCACTCGAGCGAACCGCTCATCCAGACGAAGCGCGGCTTCGGCTACATGCTGAAGACCGGAGCAAAGGTCTGA
- the groL gene encoding chaperonin GroEL (60 kDa chaperone family; promotes refolding of misfolded polypeptides especially under stressful conditions; forms two stacked rings of heptamers to form a barrel-shaped 14mer; ends can be capped by GroES; misfolded proteins enter the barrel where they are refolded when GroES binds) — MAKIIAFNEEARRGLERGLNTLADAVKVTLGPRGRNVVLEKKWGAPTITNDGVSIAKEIELDDPYEKIGAELVKEVAKKTDDVAGDGTTTSVVLAQALVREGLRNVAAGADPISLKRGIEKAVAAVTAELISAAKEVETKEEIAATASISAGDETIGAIIAEAIDKVGKEGVVTVEESNTFGTELELTEGMRFDKGFLSAYFVTDPERQEAVFEDPYILIVNSKVSNIKDLLPIVDKVIQTGKQLLIIAEDVDGEALATLIVNKIRGIFKSVAVKAPGFGDRRKAQLQDIATLTGGQVISEEVGLKLENVTLDLLGQARKVVITKDETTIVEGAGDADAIAGRVAQIRAEIDNTDSDYDREKLQERLAKLAGGVAVIKAGAATEVELKERKHRIEDAVRNAKAAVEEGIVAGGGVALIQAGKTAFEKLELTGDEATGANIVRVAIDAPLKQIALNAGLEPGVVVDKVRHLPIGQGLNAATGEYVDMLAAGINDPVKVTRSALLNAASIAGLFLTTEAVVADKPEKNPAPVGDPTGGMDF, encoded by the coding sequence ATGGCAAAGATCATTGCTTTCAACGAGGAGGCCCGTCGCGGCCTCGAGCGTGGCCTCAACACGCTCGCGGACGCCGTCAAGGTGACGCTCGGCCCGCGCGGTCGCAACGTCGTCCTCGAGAAGAAGTGGGGCGCCCCCACGATCACCAACGATGGCGTGTCGATCGCCAAGGAGATTGAGCTCGACGACCCGTACGAGAAGATCGGTGCGGAGCTCGTCAAGGAGGTCGCCAAGAAGACCGACGACGTCGCCGGTGACGGCACGACCACCTCGGTCGTCCTCGCTCAGGCCCTCGTCCGCGAAGGCCTCCGCAACGTCGCCGCTGGCGCCGACCCCATCAGCCTCAAGCGCGGAATCGAGAAGGCCGTCGCCGCAGTGACCGCCGAGCTCATCAGCGCCGCGAAGGAGGTCGAGACGAAGGAAGAGATCGCCGCGACCGCTTCGATCTCCGCCGGTGACGAGACCATCGGCGCGATCATCGCCGAGGCCATCGACAAGGTCGGCAAGGAAGGCGTCGTCACCGTCGAGGAGTCGAACACCTTCGGCACCGAGCTCGAGCTCACCGAGGGCATGCGCTTCGACAAGGGCTTCCTGTCGGCGTACTTCGTGACCGACCCCGAGCGCCAGGAAGCGGTCTTCGAAGACCCCTACATCCTGATCGTCAACTCGAAGGTCTCGAACATCAAGGACCTCCTGCCGATCGTCGACAAGGTCATCCAGACCGGCAAGCAGCTCCTCATCATCGCGGAAGACGTCGACGGCGAGGCTCTCGCGACGCTCATCGTCAACAAGATCCGTGGCATCTTCAAGTCGGTCGCCGTCAAGGCCCCCGGCTTCGGCGACCGCCGCAAAGCTCAGCTGCAGGACATCGCGACGCTCACCGGCGGCCAGGTCATCTCGGAAGAGGTCGGCCTCAAGCTCGAGAACGTGACCCTCGACCTGCTCGGTCAGGCTCGCAAGGTCGTCATCACGAAGGACGAGACCACGATCGTCGAGGGTGCCGGCGACGCCGACGCCATCGCCGGTCGCGTGGCTCAGATCCGTGCCGAGATCGACAACACCGACTCGGACTACGACCGTGAGAAGCTCCAGGAGCGCCTCGCCAAGCTCGCGGGCGGCGTCGCCGTCATCAAGGCCGGCGCTGCGACCGAGGTCGAGCTCAAGGAGCGCAAGCACCGCATCGAAGACGCCGTGCGCAACGCGAAGGCCGCCGTCGAAGAGGGCATCGTCGCCGGTGGTGGCGTCGCCCTCATCCAGGCCGGCAAGACCGCTTTCGAGAAGCTCGAGCTCACGGGCGACGAGGCGACCGGTGCGAACATCGTTCGCGTCGCGATCGACGCTCCGCTCAAGCAGATCGCCCTCAACGCGGGCCTCGAGCCCGGCGTCGTCGTCGACAAGGTGCGTCACCTCCCCATCGGTCAGGGCCTCAACGCCGCGACCGGTGAGTACGTCGACATGCTCGCTGCCGGCATCAACGACCCGGTGAAGGTCACCCGCTCGGCGCTGCTCAACGCGGCATCGATCGCCGGTCTGTTCCTCACCACCGAGGCCGTCGTCGCCGACAAGCCCGAGAAGAACCCGGCTCCGGTCGGCGACCCCACGGGCGGCATGGACTTCTAA
- a CDS encoding sensor histidine kinase: MHHTFSDRWNSVSLRTKITGVTVLMLTLGLLVSGFGTTTMLRSYMYGQTDDRLKSVAQGDLAQYLTTQLDGNLEIRRNASEEVYVALYSPSGEFVGHNWAKHHETEWPLIPKTLTFDKVSNLTPFDLADNTGEAMFRAVEIVVSDSVGQFATAIVAVPMSDTHRLLAAYLSIFFGFGVGVIIVGALITRMLVTSTFTPLREVEATAAAIADGDFSQRLGGATPNTEVGRLNRSLNTMLNRIDRAFRDRARTIEQMRRFVGDASHELRTPLVSVRGYAELYRMGALQSPEEVAQAMERIEKEAIRMGGLVEDLLELARLDETKPLQLAPVDLVPLARDAALDATAISPGRTITVVTPPPIGVPVVTAAVDAVVPEVEPTPETSAPSPKNGAANTTGPISFAGATIARLRGRRPRRENEPVTPATGTPVHTGEIVAPLHEALVLAEENKIRQVITNLMGNAMRFTPDDAPIEIRITVDHGTERATLEVVDHGEGIPPQIREKIFQRFWRADSSRARETGGSGLGLAIVSSIVAAHNGLVDVVETPGGGATFRVSLPLADSAAAPQSIATR; this comes from the coding sequence ATGCACCACACGTTCTCCGACCGCTGGAACAGCGTCTCACTGCGCACCAAGATCACCGGTGTGACGGTGCTGATGCTGACCCTCGGCCTGCTCGTCTCCGGCTTCGGCACGACGACGATGCTGCGCTCGTACATGTACGGGCAGACCGATGACCGGTTGAAGTCGGTGGCGCAGGGCGACCTCGCGCAGTACCTGACGACCCAGCTCGACGGCAACCTCGAGATCCGCCGCAACGCGAGCGAAGAGGTCTACGTCGCGCTCTACAGCCCCTCGGGCGAGTTCGTCGGGCACAACTGGGCGAAGCACCACGAGACCGAGTGGCCGCTCATCCCGAAGACGCTCACGTTCGACAAGGTCTCGAACCTCACGCCGTTCGACCTCGCCGACAACACCGGCGAGGCCATGTTCCGCGCGGTCGAGATCGTCGTGAGCGACAGCGTGGGGCAGTTCGCGACGGCGATCGTCGCCGTGCCGATGTCCGACACGCATCGTCTGCTCGCGGCGTATCTGTCGATCTTCTTCGGCTTCGGCGTCGGCGTCATCATCGTCGGCGCCCTCATCACGCGCATGCTCGTCACCTCGACATTCACCCCGCTGCGCGAGGTCGAGGCGACAGCGGCCGCGATCGCCGACGGCGACTTCAGCCAGCGACTCGGCGGCGCGACGCCGAATACCGAGGTCGGTCGCCTCAACCGCTCGCTCAACACGATGCTCAACCGCATCGACCGGGCGTTCCGCGACCGCGCACGCACGATCGAGCAGATGCGCCGCTTCGTGGGCGACGCGTCCCACGAACTGCGCACGCCCCTCGTCTCGGTGCGCGGCTACGCCGAGCTCTACCGCATGGGCGCACTCCAGTCCCCCGAAGAAGTCGCCCAGGCCATGGAGCGCATCGAGAAGGAGGCGATCCGCATGGGCGGACTCGTCGAAGACCTCCTCGAGCTCGCTCGACTCGATGAGACGAAGCCTCTGCAACTCGCACCCGTCGACCTCGTGCCGCTCGCGCGCGACGCCGCCCTCGATGCGACGGCCATCTCGCCGGGTCGCACGATCACGGTCGTCACGCCTCCTCCCATCGGCGTGCCCGTCGTGACGGCCGCCGTCGATGCGGTCGTGCCCGAGGTCGAACCGACGCCCGAGACATCCGCCCCCTCCCCCAAGAACGGAGCGGCGAACACGACGGGACCCATCTCGTTCGCCGGTGCGACGATCGCTCGACTGCGCGGCCGTCGTCCCCGACGCGAGAACGAGCCGGTGACGCCCGCGACGGGAACACCCGTGCACACGGGCGAGATCGTCGCTCCTCTGCACGAGGCCCTCGTGCTGGCCGAAGAGAACAAGATCCGCCAGGTCATCACGAACCTCATGGGCAACGCGATGCGGTTCACCCCCGACGACGCACCCATCGAGATCCGCATCACGGTCGACCACGGCACGGAGCGCGCGACGCTCGAGGTCGTCGATCACGGCGAGGGAATCCCCCCGCAGATCCGAGAGAAGATCTTCCAGCGCTTCTGGCGCGCCGACAGCTCGCGCGCGCGGGAGACCGGCGGCTCGGGGCTCGGCCTCGCGATCGTCTCGTCGATCGTCGCCGCACACAACGGACTCGTCGACGTCGTCGAGACACCGGGCGGCGGCGCGACCTTCCGCGTCTCGCTCCCCCTCGCCGACTCGGCCGCCGCGCCGCAGTCGATCGCCACGCGCTGA